From one Conexibacter woesei Iso977N genomic stretch:
- a CDS encoding TetR/AcrR family transcriptional regulator — translation MEEGAVLAGEEPARPRLDRERILDAAEAIASSEGVGKLTMRRIGAELGNDPTAVYRHFRNKQELLVHLADRLFATEIPVDPKLSWREQMKVEFRHAMYRYRSHPDLSMLLAVQPDDTPSLQRIAESTLAKLVDYGLSDADAGRIFQLIENHIVGTGLYYALVEDADDPRLRDPDAMRRVYALLPEDRFPIASRVAPHLFPDLDEAFDFGTDVILDAIERLASHTGPHTNDGATTP, via the coding sequence AGAGGAGCCGGCGCGCCCGCGGCTTGACCGTGAGCGCATTCTGGATGCAGCTGAGGCCATCGCGAGCAGCGAGGGCGTCGGCAAGCTGACCATGCGCCGGATCGGGGCGGAGCTCGGCAACGACCCGACCGCGGTCTACCGCCACTTCCGCAACAAGCAGGAGCTGCTGGTCCACCTCGCCGACCGCCTGTTCGCCACCGAGATCCCGGTCGACCCCAAGCTCTCGTGGCGCGAGCAGATGAAGGTCGAGTTCCGCCACGCGATGTACCGCTACCGCAGCCATCCGGACCTCTCGATGCTGCTCGCCGTCCAGCCCGACGACACGCCGTCGCTGCAGCGGATCGCCGAGAGCACGCTCGCCAAGCTCGTCGACTACGGCCTCTCCGACGCCGACGCGGGCCGCATCTTCCAGCTGATCGAGAACCACATCGTCGGCACCGGCCTCTACTACGCGCTGGTCGAGGACGCCGACGACCCGCGCCTGCGCGACCCCGACGCGATGCGCCGCGTCTACGCGCTGCTGCCCGAGGACAGGTTCCCGATCGCCTCCCGGGTCGCGCCCCACCTCTTCCCCGATCTCGACGAAGCGTTCGACTTCGGCACCGACGTGATCTTGGACGCCATCGAGCGTCTCGCAAGCCATACCGGTCCCCACACCAACGACGGAGCAACCACACCATGA